One Deltaproteobacteria bacterium genomic region harbors:
- a CDS encoding permease, which yields MTELVLNGVNGLRTGVRGVVSVWGLMLAVPLAVAVLDATELPDILWIALAAFAGTVPFIAAAVLLIAYLRATGTTALVARAFEGRETRMIFLAALVGGLAPFCACEVIPFIAALLAIGAPLSAIMAFWLSSPVIDPPAALITAAALGWDFAVGKAAAAVAIGLFGGFGVRLLVRRHAFAAPLREDAAGGCGACGSTLETGEIVWRFWREPARAANFRSESLENARFLVKWLAFAYLIQALLVTYVPAALIAGLVGGPGAGPIVIGALVGTPAYLNGYAAPALVAGLMEQGMSAGAALAFMVAGAVTCVPSMVAVWSLVRWQVFAAYVGFGVAGAILTGVGFGALMG from the coding sequence ATGACGGAACTGGTTCTGAACGGAGTCAACGGGTTGCGCACGGGGGTCCGGGGCGTGGTGTCGGTCTGGGGCCTCATGCTCGCCGTCCCGCTCGCCGTGGCGGTGCTGGACGCCACCGAGTTGCCGGACATCCTGTGGATCGCGTTGGCGGCGTTCGCGGGAACGGTGCCCTTCATCGCCGCGGCGGTGCTGCTCATCGCGTATCTCAGGGCGACGGGAACCACGGCCCTCGTGGCGCGTGCCTTCGAAGGACGCGAGACGCGCATGATCTTCCTGGCGGCGCTTGTCGGCGGCCTCGCTCCCTTCTGCGCCTGTGAGGTCATCCCCTTCATCGCGGCGCTGCTGGCGATCGGCGCGCCGCTCTCCGCCATCATGGCCTTCTGGCTGTCCTCCCCCGTCATCGACCCTCCCGCCGCGCTCATTACCGCCGCCGCCCTCGGCTGGGACTTCGCCGTGGGGAAGGCTGCGGCGGCCGTCGCCATCGGTCTCTTCGGCGGCTTCGGTGTGCGCCTCCTGGTCCGGCGCCATGCGTTCGCCGCCCCGTTGCGGGAAGACGCGGCGGGCGGTTGCGGCGCCTGCGGCAGCACCCTCGAGACGGGCGAGATTGTCTGGCGATTCTGGCGCGAGCCGGCGCGGGCGGCCAACTTCCGGTCCGAATCGCTGGAGAACGCGCGGTTCCTGGTCAAGTGGCTGGCGTTCGCCTACCTGATCCAGGCCCTGCTCGTCACCTACGTGCCGGCCGCGTTGATCGCGGGCCTGGTCGGGGGACCCGGGGCCGGCCCCATCGTGATCGGCGCCCTGGTGGGTACGCCCGCCTACCTCAACGGCTATGCCGCGCCCGCCCTCGTCGCCGGCCTCATGGAACAGGGCATGAGCGCCGGCGCCGCCCTGGCCTTCATGGTCGCCGGCGCCGTGACCTGCGTCCCCTCCATGGTCGCCGTGTGGTCGCTGGTGCGCTGGCAGGTGTTCGCCGCCTACGTGGGATTCGGCGTCGCGGGCGCGATCTTGACAGGGGTGGGGTTCGGGGCGTTGATGGGGTGA
- a CDS encoding helix-turn-helix domain-containing protein: MALEEAAQGFAACGSEPRLTVLRLLVRAGAEGLTVGEVQERSGLPASTLAHHLGFLAAGGLVEQERRGRIVINRAAYRRLEALAAFLLEECCVDACPSLQARAARAALTKEPS; encoded by the coding sequence CTGGCGCTTGAGGAAGCGGCGCAGGGATTCGCCGCGTGCGGCTCCGAGCCGAGGCTCACGGTGCTTCGCCTGCTCGTGCGCGCCGGGGCCGAAGGGCTCACGGTAGGCGAGGTCCAGGAGCGCTCGGGCTTGCCGGCCTCGACGCTCGCCCACCATCTCGGCTTCCTTGCCGCCGGCGGGCTGGTCGAGCAGGAGCGCCGGGGCCGCATCGTGATCAACCGTGCCGCCTACCGCCGTCTCGAAGCGCTTGCCGCGTTTCTGCTCGAAGAGTGTTGCGTTGATGCCTGCCCATCGCTCCAGGCCCGCGCCGCCCGGGCCGCACTCACGAAAGAACCGTCATGA
- a CDS encoding rhodanese-like domain-containing protein: MDMRHFIDIFEASWLSPKESRPFRTILVPLVLLLLWGPVHAEPYKGFPRGHALVTAAEVKAMLDGSASKPIVLAAVRRVSWLVGHIPGSFHAPRRAYTGRDGMALGRERFQEFARGLGINNESTVVVYDQTYDAARLWWLFRLYGKSDVRVLDGGLTAWKAAGYDVDRGRGHSAPSTGDFVAAPAVAGWTADMADVHRGRSDAGTHVWDTRSVREWDGSVRLGGLPAGRIGWARFIGWRAFRKVDQGRPSEFRTAAEIDALLQQVGFEPGHDHIFYCHSGVRAATPFFALYLMGFPVERLHLYDGSWIEWSRRTAAD, from the coding sequence ATGGACATGAGACACTTCATCGACATCTTCGAGGCAAGCTGGCTGTCGCCGAAGGAAAGCAGGCCGTTTCGCACCATTCTCGTGCCACTGGTCCTCCTGCTGCTGTGGGGCCCCGTGCATGCCGAGCCGTACAAGGGCTTCCCGCGCGGGCATGCTCTGGTTACGGCGGCCGAAGTCAAGGCGATGCTGGATGGATCCGCTTCGAAACCGATCGTGCTGGCCGCGGTCCGGCGGGTCTCCTGGCTGGTTGGGCATATTCCCGGCTCCTTCCATGCCCCGCGCCGCGCCTACACCGGCCGGGACGGCATGGCGCTGGGCCGCGAGCGCTTCCAGGAGTTCGCGCGCGGGCTCGGTATCAACAACGAGTCCACCGTCGTCGTCTATGACCAAACCTACGACGCCGCACGCCTCTGGTGGCTCTTTCGCCTGTACGGGAAATCCGATGTCCGGGTGCTCGACGGCGGCCTGACCGCCTGGAAAGCGGCAGGTTACGACGTCGATCGCGGTCGCGGACATTCGGCCCCCAGCACCGGGGATTTCGTTGCAGCACCCGCCGTCGCCGGCTGGACCGCCGATATGGCGGATGTCCACCGAGGCCGCTCGGACGCGGGAACTCACGTCTGGGACACTCGCAGTGTGAGGGAATGGGATGGGTCGGTGCGGCTCGGCGGCCTGCCGGCCGGGCGCATCGGCTGGGCCCGCTTCATCGGATGGCGGGCTTTCCGAAAGGTGGACCAAGGCCGGCCGTCGGAGTTCCGGACCGCCGCCGAGATCGACGCGCTGCTACAACAGGTTGGATTCGAACCCGGGCACGATCACATCTTCTATTGCCACTCCGGCGTGCGCGCCGCCACGCCGTTCTTCGCGCTCTACCTGATGGGGTTCCCGGTGGAGAGATTACACCTTTATGATGGCTCCTGGATAGAATGGAGCCGGCGGACGGCGGCGGACTAG
- a CDS encoding isoprenylcysteine carboxylmethyltransferase family protein, with product MRINPPTLFWILIAGIFAVHRFYPVIRFEQPEIPWLGAAIFILGITISAAGKKKFLRVGTNVYTFEEPGELVTDGLYGKSRNPMYLGLVLAGFGAALVSGTLAAVTFSAIFGLMVRYWYVAYEERAMRRKFGDQYEDYCRRVRRWFGRRRVPPRVHASQAS from the coding sequence ATGCGGATCAATCCCCCGACCCTTTTCTGGATCCTGATCGCCGGGATCTTCGCGGTCCATCGCTTCTACCCCGTAATCCGGTTCGAACAGCCGGAGATCCCGTGGCTCGGTGCGGCGATCTTTATCCTCGGGATCACAATTTCAGCGGCCGGCAAGAAGAAGTTCCTCAGGGTCGGCACCAACGTCTACACGTTCGAGGAGCCGGGCGAGCTGGTCACGGACGGGCTTTACGGCAAGAGTCGAAACCCGATGTACCTGGGGCTGGTCCTGGCCGGGTTTGGGGCCGCGCTTGTTTCGGGGACGCTGGCGGCTGTCACCTTCAGTGCGATCTTCGGTCTCATGGTACGCTATTGGTATGTAGCCTACGAGGAGCGGGCGATGCGGCGGAAGTTCGGCGATCAATACGAAGACTATTGCCGTAGGGTCCGGCGCTGGTTCGGGCGCCGGCGTGTGCCGCCGCGGGTGCACGCG